The sequence below is a genomic window from Chondrinema litorale.
TCTACACCAATTACTACACGATCTGGCTCGATAAAATCTTCCCAGCAATACCCTTCTCTTAAGAACTCAGGGTTAGATGCAAAACCAATATTTCTGTTAAACTCTTTTAGTTTTTCATCAACATATGGTTTTACTTTTTTAGATACTGTTGATGGAGGAACAGTTGATTTAGTAATGATTACTTTGAAATCATCTGAATCTACTGCTAAAATTTGATCGATAGCACCTAAAATATATTTTAAGTCTGCGCTACCATCTGCAGCAGCAGGAGTACCCACACAAATAAAGATCGCTTTACTATTTTTTACAGCTTCTTCTAATGGCGGATTTAAAAAGAAAGTTTTATCAGAAGTTTCTTCTAATACTTCTTTTAAGTGAGGCTCGTGAAATGGAATTTCAAAGTTTTTGAGTTTATTAACTCTGGCCTCATTTATATCTATTCCGTAAGTTTTGAATCCTTTTTTAGCAAAGCCAAGGCCTGTAGTTAAGCCTACGAATCCTAATCCTATTACTGTAATCATATTAATTTTCCGTTGTTAATATTAAGAAATTTTAAAAACCTTGTAACACCTTCTTCTACATAAATTGTAGGGTTGTATTGAAGCATTGTTTTTGCCTTAGTTATGTCTGGGCATCTTCTATTCGGGTTGTCAGTAAGGTATTCTTTATCGTCAGAAACTTTGAAATCAACCTTGCCTTTATAATCGTAAATTTCCTTTGCTCCTTTTTGGAAAAGCTCTGCAAATTCTTTTACAGAAACTTCAGGTTTATCAATACCAATATTAAATGCTTCAAGCTTACCAAATAATAATACTTTTAGGTAACCTGTGATCGCATCAGAAATATAGCAGAATGTACGTGTTGGTTTTCCATCAGAGAATAAAACCATATCTCTTCCTTCGTGAACGCATTTTGCAAAGTCAGCAGGAAGACGCTTGTCATTAATATTCATACCAGGACCATAGTTATTAAATGGTCTTGCTACTGATATCGGCATGTTAAATTTGTGATGGAAGATATAGCACATTGTTTCACCAAAACGTTTTGCTTCATCGTAGCAAGCTCTTGGTCCCATTGCCGATACGTTACCTCTGTATTCTTCATTTGTTGGGATAAATTCTGGAAACGGATCGCCATAAATTTCGCTACTTGAGAAGAATAAGAAGCCTTTAATATCTTTTTCTGCATAGAAATCTAACAGCCTTCTTAAACCAGTAATGTTGGCATCGATAGTTTCAACAGGGTAAATTCTGTAAAAGGTAGGAGAGGCGATAGATGCACCGTGAATAATAAGGTTAGCTTCTGCAGCTCCCTCTACACTTGCAACATCGTCGGTAATAACGTTGAATTCATGCAGCTCGATTTTATCATTATTTTTCACGATTTCGTCAAGCCAGTCTTTTGTACCTGTGAGGAAGTTTTCAAGAGCAATAACTTTTTTAATACCAAGCTCTTCTGTATAAGTATCAAAAAAGTGCATGAAATAGTATCCAAGAAAACCTCCACAGCCAGTAATTAAAACTGTTGAGCCGTCAAACTTCTTTTTTTCTTCAACGGATAGGCTGTTGAGGATATAGCCCATGTCTTCAATCAAGATTGGATTTTCTTTTTTTTCCACAGAGAATAAAGTTATGTTTAAATTGATTTATTGATTGCTAAAAGATTTAGTTGTTTTTAAAGATTACCACACTTTCCAAGGAGCTTCACCTTTATCCCACATGGCTTCAAGTACATTCTTGTCTCTTAAAGTATCCATTGGTTGCCAGAAGCCTGTGTGCTTATAAGCTGAAAGGTTACCAGTTTCAGCAAGGGTTTCAAGTGGTTCTCTTTCCCAAACTGTATCATCTCCTGTAATATGATCTATTACACTAGGTTCAAGTACAAAGAAACCGCCATTAATCCATGCGCTTTCTCTACCATCACCAACTGGTTTCTCTCTAAAACTGTTTACTTTCGGGTTAGAATCCCCCAATTTAAATGCACCAAATCTACCTGGTTGCTGAACTGCTGTAAGGGTAGCAGCTGTACCTTGAGACTTATGAAATTTGATTAATTCTGTGATGTTTACATCACTTACTCCATCACCATAAGTTAAACAGAAAGTTTCGTTACCTATGTATTCTTTTACTCTCTTAAGTCTTCCTCCAGTCATAGTGTGGAGTCCTGTATCGATAAGAGTAACTTTCCACGGGTCAGCTTCAGTTTTGTGAACTTCCATATCATTATTTTTTAGATCGAAAGTAAAGTCTGAAGTGTGGATGAAATACTTAGAAAAGTACTCTTTGATGTAATATCCTTTGTAACCACAGCAAATTATAAATTCATCAATTCCATGTTGTGCATAGGTTTTCATAATATGCCAAAGGATGGGTTTTCCACCTATTTCAACCATAGGTTTAGGTCGTACTCCACTTTCTTCACTAATTCTTGTGCCGAAGCCACCGGCAAAAATTACTGCTTTCATAAGTGTTTGGTTAGATTCTCTTTTAGTTTTTAATGTAATTTATAGTTCAATATTACAGATTATCGTATTACAAGGTGGAATTACCTTGTTAACAAATCAGAATTCGAATAAATCTTATAGTTATTAATGTAAGATTTAAGACTAGGTAAACAGAAAAAAGTTTAAAAAATAAGGTTTTGAACCTCTAGATTATCAATAATCTTGCTTCAATTAATAATCTTAAAAAAAATTTATCTCAATTTAGAAAATAAGAGAGACCTATGAAATTACCATTACATTTTTTTTATAGAAAATAAAAAAAGGGCTCTATTAGAGCCCTTACTTGCATTTATATGTTTTAAATACTATTTATTCATTTTCTTCTTTTTCAGTAGTTTCTTCCTCATTTGTAGAAACTTCTGATTTAATTTCGGTTATTTTAATTTCAGTTCTTCTGTTTGTTTGGTGATCTTCCTCAGACTGAGCATTTTCAATTTTTATCTTGAACTTACCATAACCTCTACCTACAACTTGTGATTCTGGAATTCCTTTGTTTTTAAGGTATTCTACAACAAAATTTGCCCGTTTTTGAGAAAGCATTAGGTTGTATAAATCTGATCCTCTATCGTCACAGTGAGAGCTTACCTCAACACTAATATTTGGATTGTCTGATAGAAATTGTACCAGTTTATCTATTTGTGGGTTTTCTTGGTTATCGAAGTAGTATGAATCATAATCGTAAAGAATCTCTTCGAACTGATAATCGTTTTCGCCATCTCGCATAGAAATTATATCTCCAATATTAGGTTTATCTAGTTCGTAATCTTCCTTAAAGGTAGAGTCTTCGATACCCATTGAAACAAGTTCTTCTACTGGGATATTGTCAATTTCTGGTGCTTTATAAGTTACCCTTTTTGTAAGTACATCTTCTTTAGACATAATAAATGTATACTCTGCACCTGGATCCATTTTAAATTTAGCCTGCCCGTATCTACCAGTAGTAAGTTCTCCAATTTCTTCGAACTCTGCTGGCATCTCTTCTGGGTTATTAAGTGAATCTTCTACATTTACTTCGTAGTCGGCAATGAGAGAATCTGCAGTTTCTTTAATAATGTCTGAATATTCTTCAGCAATTGAATCTCTAATGGTTTGAGTATATTCAGCAATAAGTGAGTCTGCAACATTATTTACATATTCTCT
It includes:
- the rfbF gene encoding glucose-1-phosphate cytidylyltransferase, which gives rise to MKAVIFAGGFGTRISEESGVRPKPMVEIGGKPILWHIMKTYAQHGIDEFIICCGYKGYYIKEYFSKYFIHTSDFTFDLKNNDMEVHKTEADPWKVTLIDTGLHTMTGGRLKRVKEYIGNETFCLTYGDGVSDVNITELIKFHKSQGTAATLTAVQQPGRFGAFKLGDSNPKVNSFREKPVGDGRESAWINGGFFVLEPSVIDHITGDDTVWEREPLETLAETGNLSAYKHTGFWQPMDTLRDKNVLEAMWDKGEAPWKVW
- a CDS encoding NAD-dependent epimerase/dehydratase family protein, with the translated sequence MGYILNSLSVEEKKKFDGSTVLITGCGGFLGYYFMHFFDTYTEELGIKKVIALENFLTGTKDWLDEIVKNNDKIELHEFNVITDDVASVEGAAEANLIIHGASIASPTFYRIYPVETIDANITGLRRLLDFYAEKDIKGFLFFSSSEIYGDPFPEFIPTNEEYRGNVSAMGPRACYDEAKRFGETMCYIFHHKFNMPISVARPFNNYGPGMNINDKRLPADFAKCVHEGRDMVLFSDGKPTRTFCYISDAITGYLKVLLFGKLEAFNIGIDKPEVSVKEFAELFQKGAKEIYDYKGKVDFKVSDDKEYLTDNPNRRCPDITKAKTMLQYNPTIYVEEGVTRFLKFLNINNGKLI